From the genome of Setaria viridis chromosome 1, Setaria_viridis_v4.0, whole genome shotgun sequence:
TGATATTCGGATGAACGATTGGTCTGCATGCATCCTTTTTTGGACCGCGCTAACGCGCGACGCTCGGCGCGAGCGCGCGACCCCCCAGATCATGCCAATACCCTTGAAAAATCCATGCTAATGCTACCACGTGTCCACCAATTAGTTTAGGAAAAACTATCATAGCGCAGGTGAGCAGAACGTCGCCATTAATGGCGTTAGTGTTGGAAAACTGGTTTCATTTTCTTCAAATTGCCATAACTCTCTCCTAAGATGTACTTTTTAAAATCCAAGAGATGTACTTTTTAAAATCCGTTCGCACATTTAGACCATGTTTGGTTCTTtccactttagtccatggactaaagggtGTTTAGTTCAAGTGACTAAAAGTAACTAAAACCATTAAATGTTATGACAAGATTATCATTTAGCCCCTCTCCCTACCCGCCTGCTACCCTGTTCCCTCCCAGTCCTTGTTCCCCTCCATCCTAATCCTTCCAACCCGACCAgcatcctcctccatcgccgcgCTCGTCAAGGAGCCACGCCTGCGCCGCTTgccgggagggaggcggagcccCACGCCCGCTATGGCCACCCTCTGGCGCGAGGGAGGTGGAGCCCCACGCCGGCGCGacgtcgccgctcgccgggaGGAAGGTGGAGCAGTTAGTTGGTGGCATCGCCGATGAGGGCATCCATGAGGCCCGGCGCGCCCTAGGTCCTCGACGAGCGCAGCGATCGGAGCAACAACGCCTTAGGGCCGGGCATGAAGATCTATAGCATCTTCTTCAAGCTCTGGatctgcccccccccccccccccccccgccgtgGCACCCCCGGCGAAGCACGTGGTTGGTGCTGCGCGTGCTGCCTGTGGCCGCCGCTGGTGCTGGTGGGTCAGATGTTCCTgggcgccggtggcggcacgAATGGGTGGACAttagggaggggaggggactgGACCGGTTGCACGGCcttaggtggcggcggcgagcggctggAGCTGGGCGGAAGTGCAGCGGGAGGGACGTCGGCGGCAGGCGGAATGGTGGCGAGGGGctgggcgggagggagggtgggagagagagggggtaatAAATGAGTGGCAGTGGGAGTCCAGAATTGGTTTTAGGACCTTTTAGGAGGGGTGGGGGGACTACAAAGTTTTGAGCCTCCTAAAAGTTTCAGTCACCTTTTAGTCCGActgtttggctctttagtcaGTTTTTAGTTATCTTTTAGtcactaaaattttaggaggtggtaACCAAACAGAGCGTTATATTTCTTTAGACGAGATCTACAAAATAAGATCCACGATCGATATATTTTAAACAAGTTATATTGATTGTAAGTAGTAATTTATGTACAAACTGTGTAGCAACTTATGCATAAACTTATATACAGATTAATAGACGACTAAGGGATAAGGCTACCCACGGGTCCCTACCGATCAGGATACTGGTTGGCCCTGACAGGTGGGCTCACCCGACCATACCGTGTGgaccaaggcatgaagatatgTGGAGCACAAGCTTGGAGGCCGTGCGAACGAATTCTGCTCGGATATTGCATGATATTTGTTGTAGTTCGACTcatattgctttccatgtaacaaccgattaGGATTGGATCCTATTCGATTGCAatcctaggtcgtcagcctatataaggtggctagGGACGCCCCCCGAGGGTACGGAAACTTAACCCAATGCACTtgcaatacaatccacaagAACACATGACTAGCactacaatccaccagaacacatgacgtagggtattactcttcggaggcccgaacctgtctaaaccttgcgtcactgtgttaccattcgagttctttatCTTGCGATCTTCTCCGCCTATAAATCTACCACCTAGGTAACCCCATGGTGGAccgccggtcactaaatccgacaacgGATTGCAATGTAACAACCTATGTAGATGCAATGTATCAAAATTTTACAACGATTACATATAGCAACTTTTGTTGTATGCTACAAATTTATAGAGGCAAATGTATCAAGTTATGTAAAGATTGGATAACAAATTGTGTGTAAAAATATTATGTAGTATGTAGTAACTTATATGGAGATAACGTGATAACTTGTGTAGATATATAACAACTTATAGAGGTAAACGATACGAGGAAGGGTAAAATTATTTTTGTAACAATTTATATACATAATTTGTTGATAATTTTACATACAAGTTGCTACACACTTAACACATAGGTAGCTACTGTACATTTAATATAAGTTGTTAGTTTATAAAAATTATTTTAAAACGTATGCGGATCTGTTACGATGAATACAATGGTGCGAACGAAATTGAAAATGGACATCTCACTAGAAAGTTAACGTATTTTTTCAAAGCAAAACACGAAACAAAAATACGTGGGTTACGACACCTACCCCTAACCAGACTGTAGCAGGCTATGCCCGGTAACGCACAAAAATTGAGAGGGCGGCGGTTGCTCGGGCCAAATCAAAGAGGATGGTGGTTTGCTCGTGGGGGTCTACTGGGTGAATCAGTTGCGTGATTGCACTCCAGCGCGACTGGTCGGCAGATagacttttcctttttttctcggTAATCCAGCTTGCTTGATTTTGCTTAAATAATCCTGTGTTCGCAGGTGATAGCTTTGTGGATAATTGTGGGGTTGTCTTGCTGCTGTTTGAGAAGCCCACTGGCTTCacaattttttgtttttatGGCATCCACCTCTACAGACCAGACGCACTAGAAGTAATTTGATCTTCCGTCATTGGTTGTCTAACGATGCACTTGCTTCCTAGCTCAATCTCTTCATCTATGTTGACCTAATAGGGGATGTTTGgtagcactccactccactccacaaaaaacAACTTTACTCTACTAACTCCACAAAACTTCCTGCCAAACACGTCCAACTCCACAAACTACGGCTCCAGAAAAAACGTGGAGCTAGGTGTCAGATCCATGTTTTTCCTGAGTACCTTagggggtgctccaaaaacaccaaTTTCATATCTCCTCGTGAAGTTGTGGGTTATTTACATACTATTACCATTGGTTACACAACTTACCTCTTTGTTTCTAATTTTTTAATCCACTTGGCCTGTCGCTGTTTCCTCCCTCTTGCTGCTCGGTAGGGCAGGCCTCCCACGGCACTGGTGCCCACCGGAGTTGCCTGTTGGACCGTGACGCCGCTGCATCCATTgaaccgcgccgccgctgaccgCGGGACCCCGCTGCTGCCACCCCTAGGGCTGCGCGCCCCTACCCACGGGATTGAGCCGCTGCCGCACCCTATGCTTCTGCTGTGCCGGGGGATAAGCTCGACTGGGGCAGCTATGAATGAGGAGGTCGATGTTGGCAGAGGAGAGTGGAGGAGAGAAATTAAAGGTGACTGTCACACGAGTCCTATTTACAAGTGTATAATAGACTTTTCACAATAAGACCTTCTGTTTCTAAAGCTGGATACGTGTTTTTTTTGCTAAATATGTGGACAACTCTAATTTTTTCTTGGAGTTGGTGGGGTGGAACtgaggtggagtggagctaaaaaatttgaagtggagtactaccaaacacccctaagtctTATTTTTTTATCCTTGTCTCCAGAGTACGTGGAAGGGGCAAACGATGTGAGTGGTCATCTTCCCTTCTCAGTTTTACCACTTATTTCCTCAGTTGCTCGTCGCACAAAATTGATACGATCGACATGTTTTATCCTCGTTTATCACCTTCCAGTTTGTATCTACTGAATTGAAAATAGGTCTAGGCTGCCCTGACCGATGCATTGCATGGTATTTGattatttgtttctttttgCCCCTGAGCGTGCTAATATCTGTTCATTTCGTTTATCAGGTAGTTTGGCTGAAGGAATTTCAAACTTTTGACGACAAGTCCAGTGCCATTGGTGTTGGTAGTGGTGTTTCCAGACAGCTTGCTGAGATGATCGTGAAGTGGCATCGCCCCGGGCAGACATTGGTTGTTGGAAAGAGGGAATATAAATCAATCATCGAATCAAGCTTGGTGAGTATAAAGCTCCTTGTTTGCTTATACCTACGATGATGAACATTTTGAGCGCAATTTTTGGTTGACTTCTTTCAGGGAATACCTTGCCTGCATGACGAAATTGTGATGGAGCTAACGTGGGGCATGCAGCGTTTCATGAACAGGTTGGTGCGCAAAGAAAAATCAGAGCTGCCTAATGAGGTCTGTGTCCCTATGAGCGCGCACTTGGACTCCTAAATTTTCACAAGCCTTGGATGCAATCTTTTCTGTTTGCCTCTGCATTTTTCTTTCAGTGATGAAACAGCACTCTTTGTATCTAGGTAAAAGAGCAAAGTGTCGTGACTGCATCCGCCTTATTTAACTGTGATGCCTTAGAGGAGAAAGAGGACCTAGCCTTGCGCACTTTTTGTCGCTACCTTAAGGATCGgcgtgttcgcttcagcttattcagccggcttatcagccaccaaacattatttttctcttacaaaaaatcagccgtttcagcttttcagccggcttataagctgaagcgaacatgcccgaTGTGTCTGGCATTGAATCCAAGAATTGGGGCGCTCTGAAACTTGCAACTGCTTTTAAGATCATATGCACCCATGAAATTGGTGATGCAGATGAGGTAGACCATACgtgctactccttccgtcccaaattactgttCGTTTCGATTTTTCttgatacatagcttttgctacgtatctagacataatatatatctaggtgcatagcaaaagctatgtatctagaaaatctaaaacgaatagtaatttgggacggagggagtagtaggtaAAAATTGTGTTCTCAGCTGCTGCTTGCTATGCATTTCATTTACACGTAATGGGAGAGTCTTGTCTCGTCTCTTGCAGATGTTTTCAAAAGATGTACAATCAAAGTTGCTGAGAGATGCAGATGGTTACAGAGGTAAGATCATAAATTATGGAGCTTGTTTGAGGACGTACCAAGCATTGGTCTCTGCCCATCGATGCATGACTCAAAACAACGGTGTATTGGCCTCCTTGGTTAAGAAAGCTGAGGAAGCTCACcgagcccttgtttacttcccaagttgggaggtgccaaattggtattttgccataaatgcgacactgtagcgtttcgtttgtatttgtgaattattatccaaatattgactaattaggcttaaaagattcgtctcgcaaagtacaacaaaactgtgcaattagtttttgatttcgtctacatttagtactccatgcatgtaccgcaagtttgatgtgatgggaaatcttctttttgcatagtgtcagagttgggagtttggagggaagtaaacaagggccgaGCTGAACTAGTGGAGAAACCTTGCATGTACAAGCGACGGCGACCTCATATCCGCCAGTAAAACTGCTGTAGTTGCACTAAGATATCTTGAAAAGTTACGTTGAACTGATGCATCTTGTCCAGGTTAGGTCTCTGTATGTCAGGTTTTCCCACCTCTGTTTCCTTTTTCAACCTACTCCCTCATTACCTGTGCCTTTGTACTGGACCTCACAAGTCACAGGATCACTTGACCTAGTGGCTGGTGCAATGCGATGTGATCCAGAAGCAGTTTATAATTTGCCCATTCTGAAATAATATCGTGCAAATTTCGTACACGGTCCAGTGGGGGAACGCCCtgagcatctttttttattCTAGCTAGGGTTTGTTTGAAAATGGAGGCTCTTGTTTAGGGAAATCTCGAGCGTTCACTCCAACTGTGGGCGCCCATCCAGCCTTTCTAGAGGAAAATTCCTCCCTATCTACGTCTGAAGTGGTGGTTCTAGATGCAGGTCACTTTTGACTTGGGAGGCCGGAGAAAACGACCAGTGCTGCGAGTGACCGTTGCTCCCACCGCGTTTGGAACTTTGGGTTACGTCCGCGACCCGTTCGTCCATCCGCCTGCCACCTCCTGCTTCAACCGTAAGCAAAGCTCTGCGGCTGAGGACGAGGACTCGAGGTCCGTTGTACAGTTGATGACAGAGATAAATAAATGGCCGCCAAGCTACAGCTGCATTCAGTGACGTCATCGGCATAAGGAACCAAAGCCTTGGCCTTGATGAGCATGAGCATCGGATCCAGACGAGTGGAAGAAGAGAAATACTCcatttatttcaaattataagttgttttagtttttctaagtctagaattatatatatatctaggtgcatagcaaaatctataaatttagaaaagtcaaaacgacctataatatAATTTAGGATGAAGGAAATACGTGGCATATGCAAACCTGCATTAGTGAAGAGTAAATTGGAATGAAAAGAATGCACGGGTGGTGCTTGGGCTTGCGGTCGATGGGCTGGGATCCATATGCTAATAAATTGCAATTAGGCTGTGTTATTAATTGTGATATCATAATAATGCCTTGTCAATATTAATGTTTTAAATAGTGGGATATAGTATTTAACTGGGAGATATGCTAAGCCGCTATAGCCTGCTGTTTGGTACAATAATATTATGGTGGCAACTGTTGTAAACTACTATAGCGCCGATGGCCCTACTATTTAACATAGTAAGCAATATCGATAAGCGTGATATGAAATTAGCAAGAAGATATtattgtttttttagaaaaaaataaggaaaggAAAATGGACGCAAAATAGAGTGGCGGCCAAACTTTTTCAGCTTAATTAACCTTGATTATTTTGAACAAGGATGTTCATCTAAAAGCTATTTACTAC
Proteins encoded in this window:
- the LOC140221664 gene encoding uncharacterized protein, producing MPGDSFVDNCGVVLLLFEKPTGFTIFCFYGIHLYRPDALEVVWLKEFQTFDDKSSAIGVGSGVSRQLAEMIVKWHRPGQTLVVGKREYKSIIESSLGIPCLHDEIVMELTWGMQRFMNRLVRKEKSELPNEVKEQSVVTASALFNCDALEEKEDLALRTFSEANMPDVSGIESKNWGALKLATAFKIICTHEIGDADEMFSKDVQSKLLRDADGYRG